Within the Actinomycetota bacterium genome, the region GCCGGTGCTCACGGGGAGGAACCTCTTCCCGGGCGCCTCCTTGGCCATGCGGTGGAGGATCCCCGTCTCCGTGGCGACCACGAACGAACCGACCGGTGACTCCTTCGCCCGCCGGATCATCCCCTCCGTGGACAGGATGTGGGTGCCCTCCGCTTCGAGGGCGCCGGTGGCCAGGTCGTACATCGTGCGGCTCACGCACCCGCACTCGGGGTGGATCAAGAGCTCCGAGTCGGGGTTCTCGGCCCGCATGCGTCCGATATCGGCCGGCTCGATCCCTGCATGCACATGGCACTCGCCCATCCAGATGTGCATCTTGCGTCCGGTGACCTCCTCGAGCCACGCGCCGAGGAACATGTCCGGACCGAAGAGGGTCTCCGCGTCCGGCGGGATCGCCTCGATCACCCCGCGCGCGTTGCCGGACGTGCAGCAGTAGTCGGACTCCGCCTTCACCTCGGCGCTGCAGTTCACGTAGGTCACGACGACGGCCCCCGGGTACTGCGCTTTCCACGCCCGCAGGTCGTCGGCGGTCATCGTGTCCGAGAGCGAG harbors:
- the nadA gene encoding quinolinate synthase NadA encodes the protein MGLTYRDIAPYAELEASALADRVRELARARNAVILAHNYQVPEVQDVADYVGDSLGLSRQAAETDADVIVFCGVHFMAETAAILSPDKTVLLPDLDAGCSLSDTMTADDLRAWKAQYPGAVVVTYVNCSAEVKAESDYCCTSGNARGVIEAIPPDAETLFGPDMFLGAWLEEVTGRKMHIWMGECHVHAGIEPADIGRMRAENPDSELLIHPECGCVSRTMYDLATGALEAEGTHILSTEGMIRRAKESPVGSFVVATETGILHRMAKEAPGKRFLPVSTGAVCGYMKKITLPKVAWSLDNMQHVVTVPPDIAERAKRALDRMVAIS